The following DNA comes from Anopheles arabiensis isolate DONGOLA chromosome 3, AaraD3, whole genome shotgun sequence.
GTAAGTAagaaagtaagtaagtaagtaagtgagTAATtcagtaagtaagtaagtaagtaagttagttagtaagtaagtaaataagtaagaaagtaagtaaataagtaagtaagtaagcaagtaagaaagtaagtaagtaagtaagtaggtaagtaagtaagtaagtaagtaagtatgtaagtaagtaagtaagtaagtaagtaagtaagtaggtAAGTAAGAAAGAAAGTAAATAAGCAAGTTAGTACGAGTGTAAGTAGGTTAGTAagcaagtaagtaagtaagcatGTAAGTAAGTAATAAAGTAAGTAAGAGAGTTAATAAGTGAATGAGTATGAAACAAAGTAAAAAAGTAGGTAAGTAAGctagtaagtaagtaagtaagttagTAAGTAAGAAAGTAAATAAGCAAATAAGTACGAGTGTAAGTAGGTAAATAACTATTTTGGATGATTAGTACGTTAGCAATAAAATGAGtatgtaagtaagtaagtaaatagATAATTAGAATAGACAAGTTAATAAATAAGTTgagaaaagatgaaaaaagagAGTAAGTAGTTCAGGCTGTAAAAGATAATGATAATATTTATCTATGTCGATACGTTAATGAGAGAATACGCAAGTATGTAAGTAAGCAAGTAATTTGATTAGTGGGTTAGTGAGTAAGAACAAACATATATGAGTAAGTCAGTAGGTAATTtgacaaataaatgaaataaattggaATGTCGGAAGATAAAGCAGAGAGTAAATAATTAAGTACACATATCAATAAGTAATATTGTAAGTATATTGAATGAATAGgtaaataagtaagtaagtaatgaaatgaaatgaaataaggTTAATACAAGTTACGTTCTCTCCGATCATGAGATCATGAGTCTACTTCCAGTGAATTTCCCTTCGAAATATTCTAAAATAATACACACCACAGATTGTGCGAGTTTTCCAACAAACACACTTGAAAGACATACTCGGTCCGCTCAGACAGTCTGCAGACTGCTCGCAATGATTTATGGGACCGTTTCAAGAGCGTCCAATCGTCTGTGAAGTAGGATGTTCTATTTTCTGCACCGACATAATGGTGTCAGgctgcagcaccagcagcgagCCGGTATGCACTTTTACTGACCTTCTTCAACGGATTACGGGCGATAAATTCAGCTTCGCAATAACAAACTCCCGTTTTCTATtagcgctgctgctgttgcacctTTGATAATCATTGGTGAAGCTGTGTAGAGCGTGTGTTGCCGATCTGAGCCACAGGAAAATCTCGTACGATCGTACAAAACCAGCCCCAAACGGCAGCACCAACCGGATGACGAGAAGGAAACGATAGCAAAATAGACACAGAATGGCACACCGTAGCATAGAGCtggcacgaaacaaaaacataaaaacacacacacacaacgcccTCGGGGAAGCCAATGAGATGGCAGGAAGGCCGGTGCGACGTTGCATGATGTTGGGAAGGTACAGAAACGAGGCCACGGGTTTTTCGTGATCGTTCCGCCCTGGAACCGGTTCTTGATTATCGTCGTCGTTTCCCGCGTCCGTTCAGCACAGCCGATGCTGCTATGCTGTAGCCACATATTTAGAACACTTTCACTCACGATTTCACACACAACgctacacactcacactcaggGGGGAAGCTGATGGGGGATGCTGTTTCGAGGTCACAGCGCGGAGGCCGGCAGAGATAGGGAAGGGGGTTGGCACAGCACGGCCAAGTGATCCGTGCGACCGTGAAAAAGCATTTTCCGGCTTTTCCACCGAGCGAAGCTAGTATCTGTAGGGCAAtgggtcgtgtgtgtgtgtggtaaaggTCATAGTTCCACAGGAGAACTAGCTATTTTAGTACCCGTGACTGTGAAGTACTTTCAACACAGATTCAACGCTATTGTATGAGATTTTAGatagaagaaaattaattaaaaagtaTCTAACAATGTGTTTGCATTCATAAACGCAAAACAAGTGCTAACCAATCCATCCTTGCTTCCAATTTCATGCCAATCGAAAAGGAAACTTAAACATATCGCCAGCAGCATAACTACGAGCGGGGTGAGCATTATCAGCCACGCAAAAAAAGCCCTCGATCGCGCTCTGCACGCTTTCGCTTCACTTTCATAACAAATTAcaaattattacacaaatgAGCTACATTCGTGGGTATTGTGGAGGCATACCTCAACGCCCGCGTACGCGCATCGGACGAGCTTTTCACTTCGGTTTCGGTTCCGAAGCGAACGATTTGCTGCCGTTGCTTGCGTTAGGTGTTGCCGTGCGGCCACTTTCTTCTGAGGCGTTCTTCGCCGACAAAAAACTTTCAATTTGAccaccttttttttactcatCTAACCGTCGTGGGTACGACGAGGAGTTGGAATTTTGGAGTGCCGATGGTGCTCTCATTTGATCATGCCTCATTACGTCGGGTGTCGGACGAATCGTGTCATGGGAAAGTGGTTTTGTGATTATTAGTTCAACAAAAAACTATTGTCTTGAACGTGTTGTGATTTTCTTATAGCAATAACCATCTAAACAACGTCAAATATAGCAAAAGCTTTAAAGCCATGTAGCACATCTTTGTacataaaaaagcattaaCTTACTTATGTCAAAATCCAATGCATAATTCTCCTCACTCATTCGTTTGGGTTAAAATCTCATCCAACCCTTTTGCATCAACTTTCATCTTCCATTTCGATcgcttacacacacagacaccttACACGATCGAGTGCTCTTCCGCCAGTATAATCGTTTCTGGTTCACTGGTGCCATAGAAAGCTTCCTCGCCCCTTTGCAGCTTGACTGCtgtaatcatcatcagcagcagcttcccAATTAAAGCATAAGCGGCTGTTCAGTTTATTCATTCACTCGTGCtcctctcttgctctctttctctgcctCCCAAATGCAACACTATGAAATGAGAAAGAGATTCCAATGAAGCGACCGCTGTAGTGCAAGAATTTTCACGATTCGCTTTCTCCCTTCCGTAGCGTTCGGGGGATGAATACAgcgaaaaggggggaaaagtgGAACTCAACACagggtacacacacacacacaggcacactaTCATACTCGAGTCATATGAAGTAATCTTCCGCCGTGATGGTAATAATGTTACACTCCGTAGCATCATGTCCCCGATTTGGTGCTGCATTGGTGAGCGCGGGCACGCTGTGGTGTTTAGCGCCGGTAAAGAAAAGGTGAAATTTCCATCGCGTTTTCCTTCATTgcagcaatgtttttttttaatcgcgTCTGTTGCTTTCCTCCTCTGTGGCTGTGGCACAGATTGCTCAACTGGTTACAGTGAAGGTACCATAAAGTTGTTGCTTTTAAACgctcataaaataaataaaataaatgggccggtctcgtagtacagtcgtcaactagtacgacttaacaacatgcccgtcatgggttcaatccccaaatagaccgcgccgccatacgtaggactgactatcctgctatggggggaaatcaattagtcactgaaagccaagcccacaagtgggtacaggcaggccttgaccgacatcggttgttgagccaaagaagaagaaaataaataaataaataaatggcaAGTCTCTCTTGTAATTAAATAATACATTCAAACCCGAAAGAAATTGTAAAACTTTGGTATAAAAAATGGTTCACTTTTTTCCATCCACCACTGTCTATTTTGCATTGCAGTCCTTCAATTCGCATCCCTCAAGGGTGACCAAGCtgccaaggtaaggcctctcatgcaaacacacacacacacacacacacacacataccatcCCACTTTCTTCTTTCACTTGGACCTACAGCATAATACTGCACTTGCGGGGAGAGCGCCCGCGCACGCCCCCTTCCATTCCAGCGGGGCCACACCACTTTCGGGGAAGACTTTCCTTCTGCTAGCGATGTTGCTCTTTCCAACAACGTTTCAACGAGGCGGTTACAACAACAATCATTACAGCAACAAGCTTTCTCCAATCCGCTTCCCTCgtactcctcctcctgctaGTCGGCGTTACCGTGtgcaatgaaaacaacaccGTCTTCTCCCCGTGTCGGAAAGCGGCACGAAAAAGACCGGCCTCAAAACggtttctctgtgtgtgtgtgtgtgtgtgtgtgtgtgtgtgtgtgtgtgtgtgtgtgtgtgcctcaaACTGCCGCATACACGGCTGGAAAAGGGCACAAAGTCACTAGGTCAAGACTTTCACGGGCGTTCCGTGCTCGGCTCGATGCATCGCACCGCTGCCGACACCTTTGGCAAACGCAGGAAAACGTTGGAATTGGAAGTGGGTTTAAGTACAAAACGGAGGTAAACACTGTCATGCAGGAGTAGGTTTGAGTTTGTCTTTTGTAGTATTCGTGCAAGGGAAATATATTCTGTGCTGCATCATGGAGGCGCCTAGTAGTATTGAGACACTTTGGCTGTGTTTTAATAATAGTGAATTCTTTGTTcttatgatatatttttttacaaaaaaacatcttctTCAATTAAGCAACTTCTTGTTGCTGTTATGGTAAGTTAGATTATTTCGCTCAATATTTGGGCCACCGTAATGGATGACCTCAATACCTTGAAACGCCCTACAGACGCAAAACCGAAAAAGATTCTTTGTGTAAAACAATCGTAAAAGACAACAATAAGATAATCAAAAGCTTTTAGTAACAACATATCTACTTCTTCCTTAAGAAACATAGAAAAAATCtctcacaaaaaaagaaaagaaaatggcaCAGTTTTTTCTTTGCCGGGGAAAATCACGTCGCAATAAACATGGTTTCGTAATTAAAGACGATTCTGATTCTGTGTGCAAAATTATCCCGTGAGTAAGCTTATCACGATGACATttcggttgctttttttggcacaacaacacaacaacctcATCACACTGGTTACTAGAGCATCCCTTGAGCTCAAGCTACGTATTTTGAGACGCTCTCGATCACTTGTAAGATCGTACTCGACAGATCGTCAGCGAGCCGttgcttaatttttcattcaataatATTGCCCAATGTCGTGACAGAACgcgtcaacacacacacacacacgcgatccGTGGCAGTGGTAGAGCATTCGCGTGTCTTCCCATGCCTAAATTTAACAACACCCCCTGCTCCGCCCAATGTGCTGCGGCCGGTAGGGCCAAAAATAACCCGATGACTCTGCACAATCCGTGGCCCACCAATGTATTTACTTTCTCATTAAGAGTAGCAAACTTTCGTCCCCTCTAAcccgtggggggggggggagaaagagagagagacagtgaaGTTCGGGTTTGCAATACTTCTAGCCGGCAGCTTACTTCGCCATATGGGATCGTACATCGCGATCGACCTCGTTACGTGATGGCGAATGAATGAAGGAAGAAATTTACTATACACCCCgagcgcacacgcacacaccgccgGTGACAGCTGACCGTAACAACGGACATGTTGGCCTTGTctgttttttctgtttcgaTCGTTTCGGTCGACACAAAGTCCAACTTCCGGTGAGGCACGTGGCGAGATTTGgccacaaaaacatacgaagTTCATTGTACCCTTGGACGATTCTTATATAATTTGAAGTATACATTCTATTctagttttaaaaacaaaaatgtttctATGATAGTAAAGGGATAGATGAAATCATAGAACAGAAAAAGGGTTATGCAAACTAACATCAAAATAAAACTAGAATCGAAACGAATATCAACAAAATTGTGTGTATCTAGTTTATTAACTTGTCTACTAAATCCTATACCAACAAAGCACCATTGCGCTAGAATACGATCAAGTAAGCGATCGTGTGCTCTGATCCGAGCAGCCGAGCGCGGGTTGGCGCGCAGTGAGCGGTGTTGCTTACAGCACGACAACTGTCAACTGACAACTGTCATAGAagggcatacacacacactccgagCGGCGGTGACATTCGCGGGCAAGGACAGCGGTGACGGAATGCTGCATTTACCGTTATATTTCCATCTTGAACGTTACCTCTAcgggtgtatgtgtctgtAACCCTTACCTCGCTGTACGCTGATGATAAACAAGCACTTCCCCGTCCTAGCTTAGCCGTTACCTTGCCGTCTAATGAGCGCGGCtgaatgaaaacaacagtTTTACCATTTACTCACAGCCCCcatcccccctcctcccccagGTAGCACCCACCTTCAGGTTTGAACGAGGAACCCAGGCCTCACCCGCGATGCTCAGTAGACCCACTTTTGAGATTAGCCCATTGGCACCGTTACGGCACACCGACAGGGGATTTGTTGTCGCCGTAAACAATccaatcaccatcatcattaccgTCGTCATCACCTCGTCGCTTGGTTTCGCTGTGCGCTAGTTGGATGATGATGTGTCGCAGTTGCCGCAAGCCCTTACACTAGTAACCATGGTAACGCTCACTAAGAGGCTTTTGGATTTCAAGGGAGAATTCGTACGCATTCTGTGTAAGTAAGAGCATAATTGAGGAACCATGAGGATCTTTGTCCAAATTTTTACACGTAACGTTCGCCTGAGGCCTTTAGTTCGCACCCTTACCGACATCGGGACAGATTACACCGGGTCGTCTGTCACACCACTGTCACGCCACTGTCATATTCAATCCATCCATCTTCCGGCTCACGACACACTCCGATGCGTGGGGGGATTGGCTCATACATCGCACAGTACATCCACAAAGCTGACTCCATCATCGCCTCAAGGCATCGTGCTTGCGGCTAGGCGGAAATGTAACGAATCTTTCTATTACACCCCGGGGCCAACCCCGGGCGGACCGAAAACCTTGTGCAGTGCAAAACATTTCTTCGCCTTCAAGTCACCGAGCATCCGAATGGGGGATGCGCTCATTGTCGCGTACTTTGATACTGTGTCACGATGACGCATAGTACGGGGAAGGTGCCGGGTAATTGTACCAGAGCGGCTCGGCGATGTGATTAAAACCCGTTAGAAAGGCCCTCTAGAAGGGCACGGTTGAAACGAGAGCGTTTGCCAACCTAACGATGAGATAATCTATTTACATTAACATTACATTCACTATTTAATTAGATTATCTTTTCTTATATACATAAAAACTAAATCAATCTATCAACTGCAAACAATCTAAGAGCATGATTTTAATCgtacaaacatttttgtaaataataattttcaccAAAACCACTGTTTAAGCAACCGAAACATTCCCAATGTCATCTGCGTTGCCGGTACTTACAAAATCCACCCTGAAAAGCTTCCCACAAAATCTGTCAATCAGCATCGTCGtcgaaaataaatcattaccGTGGCCTAGATTCGAGCGTCGAACCTTTACCGCGGGCCGCCCCAGAATTGGTTCTTACATAAATGGTTTATTCACGAGATGCCGCGAGCCGGTGTGGCATCATCATTCGTTATCCTTGACAAAACGAACATTTTAAATCTATGCACCTCTTTCTTTCTATCCCAAACTCTCTtcacccctctctctctctctgtctcaccCTGTCTTTCATTCTATCTCTCGAAAACGCTTTCGAAACCGAAACGCAGTAATCGGTGAGCGCGCGTAATTGCGCAACCGGCCCGAGCGAAGGTAGCGAAGGCCGCaggaagcaaacacaaacaccgcTCGGCACGCGAAAGTGAAGCGTTCTAGTTTACGCGCCGGGCCGGGCCACAACACCGCCTTGCCGCGCAGCGAACGGGCGAATTGGCAATCGCGCAAACACCAAGACGCCGCGCAGACCCTTTCCCGACCCGAgcgacaacgacaacgacgaagacgacgcgCCGCGTAAGGTTTGTTTGGgttcttttacatttttgttgccccccccccccattttcCCTCCTGCATCTACACCATTCCCCTAGCTAGTTTCACGCTATCACGCTTCCGCTTGCGCTTATGTAACCTCCGCAACACGCGTTTCCTCTGTAGCGGAAGGCGACGATAGCGCAAACGTTCTTGCGCTAGCTGATGCGCACTCACTTAACGCGCTTGTGAAGGGGTAGGGGGCTGGGTGCACAACCCGAGGGCAAGTGTTactggggtgtgtgtgtgtgttacattAAAATTAGTTCAATATcaagcgtgcgtgcgtgtgatgTTTTGTAATGTCCGCGTGTGTTGTAGCGCGCGCAAAACGCAAACCCGCCCCGAAATGAGGCGCGCAAGGCCACGTGGTGACCTGTTTTAGCTGTACGAGTGCTTGGGAAACGAGGATTATATTACATTACCGTTTAGAGGTAGAACTTTTTTAGGAAGACAATAATAAGAGAGAACAAATGAAAGCAGAAATATGCAAAAAATGCTTCCTTTTAATTGAATACATTTGTTAAGACTTGATTAAGAAGTGGCAAATGAAGGCCAATTGGCTCTAGgtttctataaaaataaataatcttaAAAATACTGATTGATCGATCTCAATTGAAAAATCTTCCCTTACATTCTATGATACAACTTAAAGAAAAATATGTGGTAATTTCATTACTTAAACGTCTCTTACAAATCACTCAATCAGATTTGGCCATTTTTCACATCCCACGGCAGTGCAACAGCTGACCAAAGGCCAGCAGGCCAATCTCACCCGTGTTTTCGATTATGACACAACGTACAGCACGTTCCATAACTCCCACATCGTCCTTTCTTTCGTATGGATGAGCTCTCATCGCTCATCGCGTCAtttatttcgtttgtttgcttaattAATTGGTCGAAAATTAAACGAGAAGCTtgtccccctctctctctcacacacacatgcactacACCCAGCTGACAAAAACGAAGCGCAGAAGATTATCACAAAACATCCATACAAATAAACAGACCCCGAAATGTGCGCTCCTCGCTCTCGCTCATCATGTGCTCATGATTTCACAATTCATCTTGTTAGCACGCGCGCTTGCTCCACCACTTTTCGAGCTCCAACCCCCCTTTCACCCTACCCCATCGGTCCGGTACAAATAGAACCTTCGAACCCGAAGAGCTTACATAATATTGCTGTCTTTCCTCAcacaacaagaagaagaagaagaagaagcagtggCAATCATTCTTTGCGCCCGCTCGGCCAAGCCCTCCGTGTGTGGTGTAAGCGGTTCCTTCCTCAACATCCGAGCGGGCGGACGGGCGGGACGGACGGGCGTGACGGGCGAAACGTGAAGAAAGTTGGGCCACAGCGTGGGGTGGGTAAGAATCTTATTTTTAGCACGGCTTTGAGGTGAATTTAGAAATTACAGAAAGATTCGCCACCGCCACCCCTTCAGGGCAGGGTACGCTTTTGTGGCCATTCCTCCCCCCTTCTTCGTTGTAGGCATGATcggatgattatttttatttgcaacgGCACACAGAGGCGTAGAAAAAACACGTCCCCCGGCTCTGTGTTGGTCGGACCTACCGCGAAGACGCAATACGAATTTCCCACCCGGCCTTGTGAAGGAAGGAAATTTCCTTGTAAAGGTTTTTGATGGCGTCGATTAGtcggtgggagggggggggatgatTAAGCGATTGCCTATCTTGTGTGAGACTGTGAAGCACAGGAAGCGTTCTGGAGTACGATCTTGTATTATTTGGAGAATCGTATAATAAttgaaacacattcaaacatacaAGAtccgtgctctctctctctctctctctctctctctctctctctctctctctctctctctctgatcTGTTGGAGTGTGAGCAGTGTGGTTTATAATTAAATGATACTCTCATACCATGTGCTATTCTGCGTCTGTCCACTGTCATGATTAATAATTCTTTCCTCGGGTTCCATTAAGCAGTCccggcacacaaaacaaagcacctCGCTCAACAGCTCACCGTTCCACAGACCGagcaaaaaggcacaaaaaaaggcaatgaaCCCCTCTGTGCTCTGGTCTGGTGCATTTTTACCGATCGTTTTCGCTGCATCTGCATCAGCCCGGCTGGTTTGGGGTGGATTGCAATATAGCGTGGCGTGGCGTGGCGTGTCTGTCTGACCCAGAACGGGAAGTAATGGTgctatcaacaacaaaaaaaccgaggaagcaaaaaaataaccgCACATATAAAACGGTATCTTCTCCCTCTGCTGAAACAAAGAACGAAAGCGAAGTAATAAGTGcattgcacacacaacaaGCACAAAAAGAATGcatcgatacacacacacacaccagtccTGAGCGCTCGAATTTAGGTCAGGATCTTCCTGGCGGggtatttttggttgttttcttACCCTCGTACTGATGCAATAACAGAACATCCTGTTCactttttctgtgtttgtgtgtctgagGGAGTAA
Coding sequences within:
- the LOC120904555 gene encoding uncharacterized protein LOC120904555, whose protein sequence is MVTLTKRLLDFKGEFVRILFRTLTDIGTDYTGSSVTPLSRHCHIQSIHLPAHDTLRCVGGLAHTSHSTSTKLTPSSPQGIVLAARRKCNESFYYTPGPTPGGPKTLCSAKHFFAFKSPSIRMGDALIVAYFDTVSR